Proteins encoded together in one Zonotrichia leucophrys gambelii isolate GWCS_2022_RI chromosome 1, RI_Zleu_2.0, whole genome shotgun sequence window:
- the NUMA1 gene encoding nuclear mitotic apparatus protein 1 isoform X2, translating into MTSESLRNSSEGSVQEPDRLATMSLHGERVAALLAWVNSTKVCPDPINDLSQLQDCSVFIRIIHKIHGSKEGESMLEQPLPERISFIHGFLQKHCRHKVAAENLVSAQKLLDGEELALAKVAVLLLYHTSMSSKDSGDWNELDYKTQVELASIVKFVLDNEECLNENLEPFLQRKEAPLSSVSSSSSEEHSPLFSLPYKREVHFLELQKIASFPSTNLPSTPSSPMGDIMQTPQFQLRRLKVQLAFERKKQEELEVEMVENHKLIMEKDAQITKMQQQIDRLVKLNEKQAEDLLEPKEMEELREKNESLVGRLHEALRQCQDLKTEKAQMDRKINQLSEENGDLSFKLREIASNMVQLQRALNELSEEHNSAMAQSQQKQRQLEKELHAAMQDKKCSEEKVEILQGKISMLEDQLAKLEECSTQEKGEVMGDILKLEELKQEVSSLTAKGLQLEEAKQQLEKEKQQLDSLVTSLQSSLSESQRAQERLKRDLQARAAEEQAERLAALSAQHEQALRERDSALQQLQQANTSLSSQLQARDEEKAALSRKVGELEAQILELGAQRQQGVAAEALKAQLQELEGRLKESQQRLAEREKLARENSRLQEQLLFLEESLRNTEGILEDEKRRAAECLEGNLARIAELEAERQQLVQGREPALPEQGEELATRQVSQESREQPVGASPATRGEDEECRRLKEEKQKLSQEHSRTCQQLQTEQEKVAVLEAQAERLAGLQADLSSAQSWAKEKEKEEQKLRAEMSSLQEKMAVAEQAAAQRVAKLEADAQRAAEALEGVSQQLSQEKLKSKELEGTMDQLRIAEKELVALRSAVQEKESWKEQVSQCVQEMERKNSLISSLEQEVSILHHQVKEKEGESKELKRLILAESEKSKKLEERLRVLQTEMATAASRAAERCSLMKVEVQRCQDEMEKQRMTIEALKRDRHSQSEREDELRQEAKVCQDKCLQKEQLLAALQQELDSARARHASLESQQRQDLEQRAKAVSTLQGELAQAKLEAAKVPSLREQLAEKERALQEYESSKGAAVEERKKLLEETQRLTSQVDELNKKLTQHEKATWTQQQRVKALEGELQTAVRSHQEKVAELQVQLTQKEQAAEHYKGQMEKAKRDYDAKKQQNQELSEKLKAMENLQKENTELQSKSERLAKELQQSILQAKESEMSCKNLTSQICSLEAQVQELSKFQGKTATVKGHEASFESVADQSTDSLDEAQQLSSSRKATSSQLEVSMPSDSEESLLSQRLPQTKSSLESLYFTPILSETRSQLQSSTNFPADFSLDSGCKTRSARRRTTINITMTDKQGEPEELVCIKNIPLAQSTKTSSPAKGRLRSGASTRSLTSFPSQETLAKLEASSPEKTPGHSVLLGLPGYRPVTRSSLRLQRTSSSSLGQSTMKLGMCQDEPEQLDDWNRIAELQRRNQARPPHLKTSYPLESMPSTSLGTITDEDVKMGDPEETLQRGSRQSSQPVAASRQHSSQAGSVTTRQRRKRLSEETHQGPDTPPSKKPTSCFPRPQSSQDRSAQSGSQASQDSEQRAPATPAQRRQSMAFSILNTPRELGRRLLRRAIAQRSTPTSSSGTRRSSRIATAKSPKGKAGRQSRTDKRS; encoded by the exons ATGACTTCCGAGAGTCTCCGGAACAGCAGCGAGGG GTCTGTGCAGGAACCTGATAGGCTGGCCACAATGTCACTTCATGGTGAAAGAgttgctgctctcctggcttgG GTGAACAGCACCAAGGTTTGTCCTGATCCCATCAATgatctgtcccagctccaggactgCAGTGTCTTCATCAGAATTATCCACAAAAT CCACGGGAGCAAGGAGGGGGAGTCTATGCTGGAGCAGCCGCTGCCAGAGAGGATCTCCTTCATCCATGGTTTCCTGCAGA AGCACTGCCGGCACAAAGTGGCTGCAGAAAACCTCGTCTCTGCACAGAAACTCCTggatggagaggagctggccctggcCAAG gtgGCCGTGCTGCTCCTGTATCACACCTCCATGAGTTCCAAGGATTCTGGGGACTGGAATGAACTTGACTACAAGACCCAG GTTGAACTGGCATCAATTGTCAAATTTGTGCTGGATAACGAGGAGTGCCTGAATGAGAATCTGGAGCCATTTCTGCAGAGGAAAG AGGCACCCTTGTCCAGtgtgtccagcagcagctctgaggaacATTCCCCACTGTTCTCTCTCCCTTACAAGAGAGAGGTGCatttcctggagctgcagaagatcgcctccttccccagcaccaa cctccccagcactCCGTCTTCGCCCATGGGGGACATCATGCAGACCCCCCAGTTCCAGCTGCGGAGGCTCAAGGTGCAGCTGGCTtttgagagaaagaaacaggaagagCTGGAGGTGGAGATGGTGGAGAATCACAAGCTCATCATGGAGAAGG ATGCTCAGATCACCAAGATGCAGCAGCAGATTGATCGCTTGGTAAAGCTCAATGAGAAACAAGCTGAAGACCTGCTGGAGCCCAAAGAAatggaggagctgagggagaaGAATGAGAG CCTGGTGGGGCGCCTGCACGAGGCTctcaggcagtgccaggaccTGAAGACTGAAAAAGCCCAGATGGACCGAAAAATCAACCAGCTCTCCGAGGAGAATGGGGATCTTTCCTTCAAG CTGCGGGAGATCGCCAGCAATATGGTCCAGCTGCAACGAGCCCTGAATGAGCTCTCAGAGGAGCACAACAGTGCCATGGCACAGTCGCAGCAAAAGCAGcggcagctggagaaggagctgcatgCAGCCATGCAGGACAAG AAATGCTCAGAAGAGAAAGTCGAGATTCTACAGGGAAAGATTTCGATGCTGGAGGACCAGTTGGCCAAGCTGGAGGAATGCAGCAcccaggagaagggagaagtCATGGGAGACATTTTGAAG ctggaggagctgaagcAGGAGGTGTCCAGCCTCACGGCCAAAGgactgcagctggaggaggcgaagcagcagctggagaaggagaagcagcagctggacagccTTGTCACCAGCCTCCAGAGCTCCCTCTCTGAGAGCCAGCGGgcccaggagaggctgaagcGGGACCTGCAGGCACgggctgctgaggagcaggcTGAGCGGCTGGCTGCCCTGAGCGCCCAGCATGAGCAGGCCCTGCGGGAAAGGgactctgccctgcagcagctccagcaggcaaacacatccctcagcagccagctgcaggcCAGGGATGAGGAGAAGGCTGCGCTGAGCCGCAAGGTGGGCGAACTGGAAGCCCAGATCCTGGAGCTGGGTGCCCAACGGCAGCAGGGAGTGGCAGCAGAGGCACTGaaagcccagctgcaggagctggagggcaGGCTGAAGGAGAGCCAGCAGAGGCTGGCTGAGAGGGAGAAGCTGGCCCGGGAGAACAGccgcctgcaggagcagctgctcttccTGGAGGAATCCCTGCGGAACACTGAGGGAATATTGGAGGACGAGAAGAGACGGGCAGCTGAGTGCCTGGAAGGCAACCTGGCCAGGATAGCTGAGCTGGAGGCAGAGAGACAGCAGCTGGTTCAGGGCCgggagccagccctgccggagcagggtgaggagctggCCACACGCCAGGTGTCACAGGAGAGCCGGGAGCAGCCCGTGGGAGCCTCTCCTGCCACCCGAGGGGAGGACGAAGAGTGCAGGCGgctgaaggaggaaaagcagaagctgaGCCAGGAGCACAGCCGGACCTGTCAGCAGCTGCAGACTGAGCAGGAgaaggtggctgtgctggaggccCAGGCAGAGCGGCTGGCTGGACTCCAGGCTGACTTGTCCAGCGCTCAGTCATGggcaaaggagaaggagaaagaggagcagAAGCTGAGGGCCGAGATGTCATCCCTTCAGGAGAAGATGGCTGTGGCAGAGCAAGCAGCAGCCCAGCGTGTGGCCAAGCTGGAGGCGGAtgcccagagagctgctgaggCACTGGAGGGAGTCTCCCAGCAGCTGTCCCAGGAGAAGCTCAAGTCCAAGGAGTTGGAAGGCACCATGGATCAGCTGCGGATTGCAGAGAAGGAGCTGGTGGCCCTCCGCTCTGCCGTGCAAGAGAAGGAGAGCTGGAAGGAACAAGTGTCCCAGTGTGTCCAGGAGATGGAGAGGAAGAACAGCCTGAtcagcagcctggagcaggaggtcTCCATCCTCCATCACCAggtgaaagagaaggaaggggagagcAAGGAGCTGAAACGCCTGATCCTGGCTGAGTCGGAGAAGAGCAAGAAGCTGGAGGAGAGGCTGCGGGTGCTGCAGACAGAGATGGCCACCGCAGCCTCCCGGGCAGCCGAGAGGTGCTCCCTGATGAAGGTGGAGGTGCAGCGGTGCCAGGACGAGATGGAGAAGCAGCGGATGACCATTGAGGCGCTGAAGAGGGACCGCCACAGCCAGAGCGAGCGGGAGGATGAGCTGCGGCAGGAGGCAAAGGTCTGCCAGGACAAGTgcctgcagaaggagcagctcctggctgctctgcagcaggagcttgACAGCGCTCGGGCCAGGCATGCCTCCCTAGAAAGCCAGCAGCGCCAGGACCTGGAGCAGAGAGCAAAAGCTGTGTCCACGCTGCAAGGCGAGCTAGCGCAGGCCAAGCTGGAGGCGGCCAAGGTGCCATCGCTGcgggagcagctggcagagaagGAGCGGGCCCTGCAGGAGTATGAGAGCAGCAAGGGGGCAGCCgtggaagagaggaagaaactCCTGGAGGAGACGCAGAGACTGACAAGTCAG GTGGATGAACTGAATAAAAAGCTGACTCAGCATGAGAAGGCCACCTGGACCCAGCAGCAGAGAGTTAAG gcactggaaggggagctgcagacagcagtCAGAAGCCATCAGGAGaaggtggcagagctgcaggtgcagctcacccagaaggagcaggcagctgagcACTACAAAGGGCAG ATGGAGAAGGCAAAAAGAGATTATGATGCCAAGAAGCAGCAGAACCAGGAGCTATCAGAGAAGCTGAAGGCCATGGAGAACCTGCAGAAAGAGAACACAGAGCTTCAGAGCAAATCAGAGAGGCTGGCCAAGGAGCTACAGCAGAGCATCCTGCAGGCCAAGGAGTCTGAGATGAGCTGCAAGAATCTTACCAGCCAGATCTGCAGCCTGGAAGCTCAG GTGCAGGAACTCAGCAAGTTCCAGGGGAAGACTGCCACAGTAAAGGGACATGAGGCTTCCTTTGAGAGTGTGGCTGACCAGAGCACTGATAGCCTCGAtgaggcacagcagctcagctcctccag GAAGGCTACCAGCTCTCAGCTGGAAGTCTCGATGCCGTCAGACAGTGAAGAGTCACTGCTGTCTCAGCGGCTGCCCCAGACCAAGTCATCCCTGGAGAGCCTCTACTTTACTCCCATCCTCTCTGAGACGCGgtcacagctccagagcagcaccaaCTTCCCGGCAGACTTCTCGCTGGACTCCGGCTGCAAGACCCGCTCTGCCCGGCGCCGCACCACCATCAACATCACCATGACAGAT AaacagggagagcctgaggaaCTGGTCTGCATCAAGAACATCCCATTGGCTCAGTCCACAAAAACATCTTCCCCTGCTAAGGGCCGTCTGCGCTCAGGTGCCTCCACCCGCTCCCTCACCAGCTTCCCCTCCCAGGAAACGCTTGCAAAGCTGGAAGCCTCCTCCCCAGAAAAGACCCCTGGCCATTCAGTACTGCTGGGCCTCCCTGGCTACCGACCAGTCACCCGTAGCTCCCTGCGCTTGCAGcggaccagcagctccagcctcg GCCAGAGCACCATGAAGCTGGGCATGTGCCAGGATGAGCCGGAGCAGCTGGATGACTGGAACCGCATTGCAGAGCTGCAGCGGCGGAACCAGGCCCGCCCCCCCCACCTGAAAACCAGCTACCCCCTAGAGAGCATG ccctccaCCTCCTTGGGAACCATCACGGATGAGGATGTGAAGATGGGGGACCCAGAAGAGACGCTGCAGCGTGGCAGCAGGCAGTCCTCCCAGCCCGTGGCcgccagcaggcagcacagcagccaggccgGCAGCGTCACCACCCGGCAGCGGAGGAAGCGCCTCTCGGAGGAGACCCACCAGGGCCCCGACACCCCCCCG TCCAAGAAGCCAACCAGCTGCTTCCCACggccccagagctcccaggacCGCAGCGCACAGAGTGGCTCCCAGGCCAGTCAAGACAGCGAGCAGCGAGCCCCAGCCACACCA GCTCAGAGGCGCCAGTCAATGGCGTTCAGCATCCTCAACAcccccagggagctggggaggcgCCTGCTGCGCCGGGCAATCGCCCAGAGGAGCACTCCCACATCCTCCAGCGGCACCCGCCGCTCGTCCCGCATCGCCACCGCCAAGTCCCCAAAGGGCAAG GCCGGTCGCCAGTCGCGCACGGACAAGCGATCCTGA
- the NUMA1 gene encoding nuclear mitotic apparatus protein 1 isoform X3: MSLHGERVAALLAWVNSTKVCPDPINDLSQLQDCSVFIRIIHKIHGSKEGESMLEQPLPERISFIHGFLQKHCRHKVAAENLVSAQKLLDGEELALAKVAVLLLYHTSMSSKDSGDWNELDYKTQVELASIVKFVLDNEECLNENLEPFLQRKAEAPLSSVSSSSSEEHSPLFSLPYKREVHFLELQKIASFPSTNLPSTPSSPMGDIMQTPQFQLRRLKVQLAFERKKQEELEVEMVENHKLIMEKDAQITKMQQQIDRLVKLNEKQAEDLLEPKEMEELREKNESLVGRLHEALRQCQDLKTEKAQMDRKINQLSEENGDLSFKLREIASNMVQLQRALNELSEEHNSAMAQSQQKQRQLEKELHAAMQDKKCSEEKVEILQGKISMLEDQLAKLEECSTQEKGEVMGDILKLEELKQEVSSLTAKGLQLEEAKQQLEKEKQQLDSLVTSLQSSLSESQRAQERLKRDLQARAAEEQAERLAALSAQHEQALRERDSALQQLQQANTSLSSQLQARDEEKAALSRKVGELEAQILELGAQRQQGVAAEALKAQLQELEGRLKESQQRLAEREKLARENSRLQEQLLFLEESLRNTEGILEDEKRRAAECLEGNLARIAELEAERQQLVQGREPALPEQGEELATRQVSQESREQPVGASPATRGEDEECRRLKEEKQKLSQEHSRTCQQLQTEQEKVAVLEAQAERLAGLQADLSSAQSWAKEKEKEEQKLRAEMSSLQEKMAVAEQAAAQRVAKLEADAQRAAEALEGVSQQLSQEKLKSKELEGTMDQLRIAEKELVALRSAVQEKESWKEQVSQCVQEMERKNSLISSLEQEVSILHHQVKEKEGESKELKRLILAESEKSKKLEERLRVLQTEMATAASRAAERCSLMKVEVQRCQDEMEKQRMTIEALKRDRHSQSEREDELRQEAKVCQDKCLQKEQLLAALQQELDSARARHASLESQQRQDLEQRAKAVSTLQGELAQAKLEAAKVPSLREQLAEKERALQEYESSKGAAVEERKKLLEETQRLTSQVDELNKKLTQHEKATWTQQQRVKALEGELQTAVRSHQEKVAELQVQLTQKEQAAEHYKGQMEKAKRDYDAKKQQNQELSEKLKAMENLQKENTELQSKSERLAKELQQSILQAKESEMSCKNLTSQICSLEAQVQELSKFQGKTATVKGHEASFESVADQSTDSLDEAQQLSSSRKATSSQLEVSMPSDSEESLLSQRLPQTKSSLESLYFTPILSETRSQLQSSTNFPADFSLDSGCKTRSARRRTTINITMTDKQGEPEELVCIKNIPLAQSTKTSSPAKGRLRSGASTRSLTSFPSQETLAKLEASSPEKTPGHSVLLGLPGYRPVTRSSLRLQRTSSSSLGQSTMKLGMCQDEPEQLDDWNRIAELQRRNQARPPHLKTSYPLESMPSTSLGTITDEDVKMGDPEETLQRGSRQSSQPVAASRQHSSQAGSVTTRQRRKRLSEETHQGPDTPPSKKPTSCFPRPQSSQDRSAQSGSQASQDSEQRAPATPAQRRQSMAFSILNTPRELGRRLLRRAIAQRSTPTSSSGTRRSSRIATAKSPKGKAGRQSRTDKRS; encoded by the exons ATGTCACTTCATGGTGAAAGAgttgctgctctcctggcttgG GTGAACAGCACCAAGGTTTGTCCTGATCCCATCAATgatctgtcccagctccaggactgCAGTGTCTTCATCAGAATTATCCACAAAAT CCACGGGAGCAAGGAGGGGGAGTCTATGCTGGAGCAGCCGCTGCCAGAGAGGATCTCCTTCATCCATGGTTTCCTGCAGA AGCACTGCCGGCACAAAGTGGCTGCAGAAAACCTCGTCTCTGCACAGAAACTCCTggatggagaggagctggccctggcCAAG gtgGCCGTGCTGCTCCTGTATCACACCTCCATGAGTTCCAAGGATTCTGGGGACTGGAATGAACTTGACTACAAGACCCAG GTTGAACTGGCATCAATTGTCAAATTTGTGCTGGATAACGAGGAGTGCCTGAATGAGAATCTGGAGCCATTTCTGCAGAGGAAAG cagAGGCACCCTTGTCCAGtgtgtccagcagcagctctgaggaacATTCCCCACTGTTCTCTCTCCCTTACAAGAGAGAGGTGCatttcctggagctgcagaagatcgcctccttccccagcaccaa cctccccagcactCCGTCTTCGCCCATGGGGGACATCATGCAGACCCCCCAGTTCCAGCTGCGGAGGCTCAAGGTGCAGCTGGCTtttgagagaaagaaacaggaagagCTGGAGGTGGAGATGGTGGAGAATCACAAGCTCATCATGGAGAAGG ATGCTCAGATCACCAAGATGCAGCAGCAGATTGATCGCTTGGTAAAGCTCAATGAGAAACAAGCTGAAGACCTGCTGGAGCCCAAAGAAatggaggagctgagggagaaGAATGAGAG CCTGGTGGGGCGCCTGCACGAGGCTctcaggcagtgccaggaccTGAAGACTGAAAAAGCCCAGATGGACCGAAAAATCAACCAGCTCTCCGAGGAGAATGGGGATCTTTCCTTCAAG CTGCGGGAGATCGCCAGCAATATGGTCCAGCTGCAACGAGCCCTGAATGAGCTCTCAGAGGAGCACAACAGTGCCATGGCACAGTCGCAGCAAAAGCAGcggcagctggagaaggagctgcatgCAGCCATGCAGGACAAG AAATGCTCAGAAGAGAAAGTCGAGATTCTACAGGGAAAGATTTCGATGCTGGAGGACCAGTTGGCCAAGCTGGAGGAATGCAGCAcccaggagaagggagaagtCATGGGAGACATTTTGAAG ctggaggagctgaagcAGGAGGTGTCCAGCCTCACGGCCAAAGgactgcagctggaggaggcgaagcagcagctggagaaggagaagcagcagctggacagccTTGTCACCAGCCTCCAGAGCTCCCTCTCTGAGAGCCAGCGGgcccaggagaggctgaagcGGGACCTGCAGGCACgggctgctgaggagcaggcTGAGCGGCTGGCTGCCCTGAGCGCCCAGCATGAGCAGGCCCTGCGGGAAAGGgactctgccctgcagcagctccagcaggcaaacacatccctcagcagccagctgcaggcCAGGGATGAGGAGAAGGCTGCGCTGAGCCGCAAGGTGGGCGAACTGGAAGCCCAGATCCTGGAGCTGGGTGCCCAACGGCAGCAGGGAGTGGCAGCAGAGGCACTGaaagcccagctgcaggagctggagggcaGGCTGAAGGAGAGCCAGCAGAGGCTGGCTGAGAGGGAGAAGCTGGCCCGGGAGAACAGccgcctgcaggagcagctgctcttccTGGAGGAATCCCTGCGGAACACTGAGGGAATATTGGAGGACGAGAAGAGACGGGCAGCTGAGTGCCTGGAAGGCAACCTGGCCAGGATAGCTGAGCTGGAGGCAGAGAGACAGCAGCTGGTTCAGGGCCgggagccagccctgccggagcagggtgaggagctggCCACACGCCAGGTGTCACAGGAGAGCCGGGAGCAGCCCGTGGGAGCCTCTCCTGCCACCCGAGGGGAGGACGAAGAGTGCAGGCGgctgaaggaggaaaagcagaagctgaGCCAGGAGCACAGCCGGACCTGTCAGCAGCTGCAGACTGAGCAGGAgaaggtggctgtgctggaggccCAGGCAGAGCGGCTGGCTGGACTCCAGGCTGACTTGTCCAGCGCTCAGTCATGggcaaaggagaaggagaaagaggagcagAAGCTGAGGGCCGAGATGTCATCCCTTCAGGAGAAGATGGCTGTGGCAGAGCAAGCAGCAGCCCAGCGTGTGGCCAAGCTGGAGGCGGAtgcccagagagctgctgaggCACTGGAGGGAGTCTCCCAGCAGCTGTCCCAGGAGAAGCTCAAGTCCAAGGAGTTGGAAGGCACCATGGATCAGCTGCGGATTGCAGAGAAGGAGCTGGTGGCCCTCCGCTCTGCCGTGCAAGAGAAGGAGAGCTGGAAGGAACAAGTGTCCCAGTGTGTCCAGGAGATGGAGAGGAAGAACAGCCTGAtcagcagcctggagcaggaggtcTCCATCCTCCATCACCAggtgaaagagaaggaaggggagagcAAGGAGCTGAAACGCCTGATCCTGGCTGAGTCGGAGAAGAGCAAGAAGCTGGAGGAGAGGCTGCGGGTGCTGCAGACAGAGATGGCCACCGCAGCCTCCCGGGCAGCCGAGAGGTGCTCCCTGATGAAGGTGGAGGTGCAGCGGTGCCAGGACGAGATGGAGAAGCAGCGGATGACCATTGAGGCGCTGAAGAGGGACCGCCACAGCCAGAGCGAGCGGGAGGATGAGCTGCGGCAGGAGGCAAAGGTCTGCCAGGACAAGTgcctgcagaaggagcagctcctggctgctctgcagcaggagcttgACAGCGCTCGGGCCAGGCATGCCTCCCTAGAAAGCCAGCAGCGCCAGGACCTGGAGCAGAGAGCAAAAGCTGTGTCCACGCTGCAAGGCGAGCTAGCGCAGGCCAAGCTGGAGGCGGCCAAGGTGCCATCGCTGcgggagcagctggcagagaagGAGCGGGCCCTGCAGGAGTATGAGAGCAGCAAGGGGGCAGCCgtggaagagaggaagaaactCCTGGAGGAGACGCAGAGACTGACAAGTCAG GTGGATGAACTGAATAAAAAGCTGACTCAGCATGAGAAGGCCACCTGGACCCAGCAGCAGAGAGTTAAG gcactggaaggggagctgcagacagcagtCAGAAGCCATCAGGAGaaggtggcagagctgcaggtgcagctcacccagaaggagcaggcagctgagcACTACAAAGGGCAG ATGGAGAAGGCAAAAAGAGATTATGATGCCAAGAAGCAGCAGAACCAGGAGCTATCAGAGAAGCTGAAGGCCATGGAGAACCTGCAGAAAGAGAACACAGAGCTTCAGAGCAAATCAGAGAGGCTGGCCAAGGAGCTACAGCAGAGCATCCTGCAGGCCAAGGAGTCTGAGATGAGCTGCAAGAATCTTACCAGCCAGATCTGCAGCCTGGAAGCTCAG GTGCAGGAACTCAGCAAGTTCCAGGGGAAGACTGCCACAGTAAAGGGACATGAGGCTTCCTTTGAGAGTGTGGCTGACCAGAGCACTGATAGCCTCGAtgaggcacagcagctcagctcctccag GAAGGCTACCAGCTCTCAGCTGGAAGTCTCGATGCCGTCAGACAGTGAAGAGTCACTGCTGTCTCAGCGGCTGCCCCAGACCAAGTCATCCCTGGAGAGCCTCTACTTTACTCCCATCCTCTCTGAGACGCGgtcacagctccagagcagcaccaaCTTCCCGGCAGACTTCTCGCTGGACTCCGGCTGCAAGACCCGCTCTGCCCGGCGCCGCACCACCATCAACATCACCATGACAGAT AaacagggagagcctgaggaaCTGGTCTGCATCAAGAACATCCCATTGGCTCAGTCCACAAAAACATCTTCCCCTGCTAAGGGCCGTCTGCGCTCAGGTGCCTCCACCCGCTCCCTCACCAGCTTCCCCTCCCAGGAAACGCTTGCAAAGCTGGAAGCCTCCTCCCCAGAAAAGACCCCTGGCCATTCAGTACTGCTGGGCCTCCCTGGCTACCGACCAGTCACCCGTAGCTCCCTGCGCTTGCAGcggaccagcagctccagcctcg GCCAGAGCACCATGAAGCTGGGCATGTGCCAGGATGAGCCGGAGCAGCTGGATGACTGGAACCGCATTGCAGAGCTGCAGCGGCGGAACCAGGCCCGCCCCCCCCACCTGAAAACCAGCTACCCCCTAGAGAGCATG ccctccaCCTCCTTGGGAACCATCACGGATGAGGATGTGAAGATGGGGGACCCAGAAGAGACGCTGCAGCGTGGCAGCAGGCAGTCCTCCCAGCCCGTGGCcgccagcaggcagcacagcagccaggccgGCAGCGTCACCACCCGGCAGCGGAGGAAGCGCCTCTCGGAGGAGACCCACCAGGGCCCCGACACCCCCCCG TCCAAGAAGCCAACCAGCTGCTTCCCACggccccagagctcccaggacCGCAGCGCACAGAGTGGCTCCCAGGCCAGTCAAGACAGCGAGCAGCGAGCCCCAGCCACACCA GCTCAGAGGCGCCAGTCAATGGCGTTCAGCATCCTCAACAcccccagggagctggggaggcgCCTGCTGCGCCGGGCAATCGCCCAGAGGAGCACTCCCACATCCTCCAGCGGCACCCGCCGCTCGTCCCGCATCGCCACCGCCAAGTCCCCAAAGGGCAAG GCCGGTCGCCAGTCGCGCACGGACAAGCGATCCTGA